The window AGATGAAAGAGCTTATAGTCATATCAGTTGTTGGTATGGGCGGTATTGGTAAGACGACTCTTGCCAGAAAAGTATTTGATGACTCAACCATTCGTTGTCGATTTGATAAACATGCATGGGTCACCATCTCTGAAcaatataataagagaaaaatgctTCTTGAAGTTGCCTCTTCAGTTGGTGGAATCATCAATCAAGAAACAAGCAATGATCGACTAATGGAGATCGTGTATAGAGGTCTGAAGGGTCGAAAATTTCTAATTGTCATAGATGATATTTGGAGTACTGAGGCTTGGGACCAAGTGCGAAGAATATTTCCAAATGATTACAATAAAAGCCGAATTATATTAACCACTCGTCTAAAAAATGTTGCTGATTATGCTAGCTCTCCTGATTTTCCTCCTCATGATGTGTCTTTTCTAAGTTTAGATGATAGTTGGAAACTATTTACCGGaagactattcagaatggatccCTGCCCTCTGCAACTAGTAAAAATAGGGAAGCATATCATACAACAATGTCAAGGATTACCTCTCTCGATTGTTGTCATTGCTGGACTTCTCGGCAAGATAGGCCTGACACGTGATAATTGGAagaaaattgaggaaaatttGAACTCATTTTTTGGTACGGTTTCAGAACAGTGTCAAGCAATTCTTTCGTTGAGCTATAATTGCTTGCCCCCATATCTGAAGGCGTGCTTTCTCTATATAGGAGGTTTTCCTGAAGATCTGGAGATTCGTGTCTCGAAGCTGATTAGATCATGGATTGCTGAACAATTCATAAAGGAAAGAAGCAATAAAAGGTTAGAAGTGGTGGCAGAGGAGTATGTACAAGAGTTAATGGATAGGAATCTAATTTTGGCTGGTCGGCGAAAGCCTAATGGAAGGATCAAAACTTGCAAAATTCACGATCTACTACGACAGTTGTGCATAAGAGAAGCTCAAATTGAAAATGTTGTCCATTTCCCTTACAGTGATGTTCCTACTTACTCAGATGACATAAATGATCGCAGGCGAGTGATCATTCCGCGTTTGATTGAGGATTATTTTTGCGATCATCCAAGGCACAGGAATGGTAACATTACAACCCGCAGCTTGATCTTTATAGGAGGTAAGTCTTATTTAGTTTCTGAAATAAATCAGTGGCCCGATATTATTTCACATTTCAAGCTGCTTAAGGTGTTGGATGCACGTGAAATTGGCTACGATTTCTCTCCTATAATACCTCAACTTGTACATTTGAGGTATGTTAATGCAAGAATCGGTGATCCATCTTCACTAGCAAAATTACGCAATCTACAAACCATAATCATTTATTCAAAGAAAAATGTGCAGCTCCCAGCGGAAATCTGGACAATGTCGGAGATAAAACATGTGGAAATTCTAGATGTGGATATGCCTGATCCTGTTGACGCGGAAAGGTATCTTAGTATCGGAGAGCAACAACCTTTGTTTCTCCATAACTTGCAAACACTTGTTCTCGATTCCTCTCCTTTTTTGGCGGAAATCCTGAAGAGAACAGCCAATCTAGATAAGCTAAAGATTAGATGTGTTAATCAACATAACGAGTGGTATGCTTTTCTTGATTGTCTCATTCTTCTGCAACGTCTTGAAACGCTACATATAAAAGCAATAGAAGACAATGGTCATCTCGTTCTCTCTAGAGATATTTGCCTACCTAATCTGAAGGAACTGAGATTAGCTTGGACTTATTTGGCATGGGAAGATATGACTGTGCTGGCTAATTTACCCAATCTTGAGGTGCTCAAAACGGAACGTGCATTCAATGGAACAAAATGGATACTAGATGACGATGTTgtgtttcaaaaattaaaatatctacgATTTGAGTTCGAAAATCTGGAAATTTGGGAAGCATCTAGTGATAATTTTCCGATGCTTGAGCAACTAGTCCTTTGGAATATCGAAGAATTGGAGGAGATTCCACAAAGTTTTGGAGAAATAATGACACTAAAATTAGTCGAAGTAGAATATTGCAACCCTGCAGTCGACAATAGCGCAAAGAACAttcaagaagaacaagaaaactGGGGAAATTATGAGCTTCAAATTCGAATTACTCCTTCTGTAAAATGGTTGGCTTCTCNNNNNNNNNNNNNNNNNNNNNNNNNNNNNNNNNNNNNNNNNNNNNNNNNNNNNNNNNNNNNNNNNNNNNNNNNNNNNNNNNNNNNNNNNNNNNNNNNNNNNNNNNNNNNNNNNNNNNNNNNNNNNNNNNNNNNNNNNNNNNNNNNNNNNNNNNNNNNNNNNNNNNNNNNNNNNNNNNNNNNNNNNNNNNNNNNNNNNNNNNNNNNNNNNNNNNNNNNNNNNNNNNNNNNNNNNNNNNNNNNNNNNNNNNNNNNNNNNNNNNNNNNNNNNNNNNNNNNNNNNNNNNNNNNNNNNNNNNNNNNNNNNNNNNNNNNNNNNNNNNNNNNNNNNNNNNNNNNNNNNNNNNNNNNNNNNNNNNNNNNNNNNNNNNNNNNNNNNNNNNNNNNNNNNNNNNNNNNNNNNNNNNNNNNNNNNNNNNNNNNNNNNNNNNNNNNNNNNNNNNNNNNNNNNNNNNNNNNNNNNNNNNNNNNNNNNNNNNNNNNNNNNNNNNNNNNNNNNNNNNNNNNNNNNNNNNNNNNNNNNNNNNNNNNNNNNNNNNNNNNNNNNNNNNNNNNNNNNNNNNNNNNNNNNNNNNNNNNNNNNNNNNNNNNNNNNNNNNNNNNNNNNNNNNNNNNNNNNNNNNNNNNNNNNNNNNNNNNNNNNN of the Capsicum annuum cultivar UCD-10X-F1 chromosome 11, UCD10Xv1.1, whole genome shotgun sequence genome contains:
- the LOC107856433 gene encoding putative late blight resistance protein homolog R1A-3, translating into MHKTHSKEMAYAALSSLMHTLQKLLQPKSPLICGTSMQQQHAESVHQSVCALQVFLEDATNEVSDIENLKVLEKKIRDVVYKAEDKVDSSLSNIILADNDDDRDRACRLLNQELQVVEMAFDSLKKEVMVVEFNKHGGKSEELTTTSYSLVKNNTEETTFVGMKDDLDAIVNCLNAQMKELIVISVVGMGGIGKTTLARKVFDDSTIRCRFDKHAWVTISEQYNKRKMLLEVASSVGGIINQETSNDRLMEIVYRGLKGRKFLIVIDDIWSTEAWDQVRRIFPNDYNKSRIILTTRLKNVADYASSPDFPPHDVSFLSLDDSWKLFTGRLFRMDPCPLQLVKIGKHIIQQCQGLPLSIVVIAGLLGKIGLTRDNWKKIEENLNSFFGGFPEDLEIRVSKLIRSWIAEQFIKERSNKRLEVVAEEYVQELMDRNLILAGRRKPNGRIKTCKIHDLLRQLCIREAQIENVVHFPYSDVPTYSDDINDRRRVIIPRLIEDYFCDHPRHRNGNITTRSLIFIGGKSYLVSEINQWPDIISHFKLLKVLDAREIGYDFSPIIPQLVHLRYVNARIGDPSSLAKLRNLQTIIIYSKKNVQLPAEIWTMSEIKHVEILDVDMPDPVDAERYLSIGEQQPLFLHNLQTLVLDSSPFLAEILKRTANLDKLKIRCVNQHNEWYAFLDCLILLQRLETLHIKAIEDNGHLVLSRDICLPNLKELRLAWTYLAWEDMTVLANLPNLEVLKTERAFNGTKWILDDDVVFQKLKYLRFEFENLEIWEASSDNFPMLEQLVLWNIEELEEIPQSFGEIMTLKLVEVEYCNPAVDNSAKNIQEEQENWGNYELQIRITPSVKWLASHKADDDREQDDDEDDDSDKADDDREEDDDEDDDSDEDHEANTP